Below is a window of Populus trichocarpa isolate Nisqually-1 chromosome 3, P.trichocarpa_v4.1, whole genome shotgun sequence DNA.
ttttttgtgttttatatacttttcttaatattttttttcaattgtcccTTACTGttttattgcatttgttttataatccaattttgatcctcattcttttaattgctattttcttattcttttcttgatttttttttaaattttagccctcaacattatattttattttttattcaattttgatccttatttttaaagttacgttttttctatccttttttttaatttatttatttttcaagttagcccctaattattttctttcatttcgtttttatatcatatttgatccatattgtttgagttttaaattgttttatggttggaaattttACTTTGTCATTTTTTCATAGTTTCCCTCCTGTAAGGTAATTATTGTCTCATGACTTAAGCCCGATtaagtttaggtttttttttgtcatttattaaaaaaaaaaattcccaaattcatcatttaagaTTTGGTTATTGGGCTCTTGGCTTTGTTGTTTGTtccattttccttttgttgAGTTATTCCAATCTTATAATCCGAGTAACAGGTTAGTtgagttaacccaggttgactcgGATTTATTTCCtagactctctttttttatattgatttgtttttcaattttataatttaaaattaaattattgactctttttttctattaggttatcctgAGAGCAAATAAGTAAAGTTAACTAGgattaacttagttttttttttttttttgagttatcCTCAGTACAGGTTAGTTAAGTTAGCCTGGGTTAGCTCGGGtttttttgcaatattttttatttaaatttggtgtttttttgcTAGGTTCTTCTTATGAAagtctaagtttttttatttcgatCTCATGTCACGGGTAGCAAGTTAGTTGAGTTATCCCGAGTTTTTTTCCCTcgacttttttttataacattgatttttattttttttattttatcatttaaaattaaattattggcccttaacctttattatttttagcttttttttcctattaagtTATCCTGAGACCAGGTATATAAGTAAAATTAACTTGGATTAgctcggtttttttatttttttttattgaactttggtttttgtttacTAGGTCtttcctttgaattttttttatctaaatcttATACCGCAAGCTATGAATTAGTCAAGTAACTCatattgactcaagttttttttttttcaacgttatattttttgaaaatgtttttttttccatcctttGGCATTTGGTTATTAAATCttgaactttgtaatttttttttacttttctttttgtgggtgattttgattttatatcttGGATTGTGTATTAGTAAAGTTAACCTGAATTTGCTTGAATTGTCATcttctaagatttttttatgttaagaaaaattTTACAGGTCCGCGGCGTAATGCATATATGCTTAGAATCTAGTATTATATTATACCTGAATTGATCATATAATACACGATATACATAGTAAATGAAATCAcagataataaattcatttgccaaacaattaattaatgagtATGGTAACAATTAAGTAAACAAATTTaccatgataaaataaaaattacaaccaATCCTTTTGAGATAATGGGATGACATGAATCTCAACAGAAAGAACAAAGGTTAAAAGTCTTGTTATATCTGACCGAGTTGCCTTCTTATGAGCCTTCTCTCTCAACCAAACCACCGCGACcattgtttattttcttcttttacataTGTCTCTTtctataaatattcatatatagaaagaagagaaaagtcGTATATATTTCATTCATTTATAGCCAGCCCATAGAGAAAGGTCTAGAGAGAGGATTAATCAATGGCGGGCTTGCAAAGATCTGCCATGTCTTTCAGGAGGCAAGGTTCCTCAGGGCTTGTATGGGATGATAAGCTTATCTCAGGAGAGCTAAACAAAGTCAACCAAAAacaagaacacgaagaacaagaGCCACAGCATGATCAGAAGACAGATATCAAGCTAGAGAACGATGTCAGACCAACTTCAAGATCTTCAACGACGCCCAGCATCACCATTGAGAGAAgtcgatccaacggtggacaaCGTGGCTACCGCACCGGCAGGGTGTCTCCGGCAATAGAGCCTCCCTCTCCGAAGGTGTCTGCATGTGGGTTTTGTGGTGCTTTCGGAAAACCAGCAAAGAATCGTCGGAAAAAATCCGGTAAGGGCAGATCGCGATAGTTTTCGTTATTTCGATGGAATATTCCGGTGGGAATGAGGTGTGGTTATTTATAGTATGGGTATATTCATACAGGTTTGTAGATTTATTAAAACTCGTCAGTTCATCTCAATAAAGTGAGATATAGGAAtttttagaagagagaaaaaaaaaaaaagagttatggattgcatttttgttttgttaatttatcgTGGCAGTCTATTGTCTTATGCTTTTTACATGTTTAGATTTTAGGTATGTTTTCTTGTCTTGGTGCTTCCACTTATGTGTATATGGTCGAGTACTtgaggattattattattatttttttttttttgtgtacaaaatcaatttttaattttctttctcttccaagTCTAGTCAAGTTGCCTTGTATCCGGAATCTTATTCTAATCATCGCTAAACCAGCTGAAATCCTTGATATATGATGGGATTTGAACATGTTGCAAAcgactcagattttttttcaagctaGGATTTTGGGATCTTCCATCGCTCCCAAATTGTCAAAGAAAACGCACAATCTAGGTGAATCTAACCTCTCAGTTCTGCTTCCTCTCGGAAGAGATTCATCGGGATCACCAGAGGTTGCTGGACCCTGTTAAATAGGTTGTTGCAGTTCGTTAACTATTTCTAGTAGCAATGCTTTTCTCCACGCAGACAAATTTTAAGGGTGAGTGGTTTAGGTGACCAACTTCCCTGCAGTTTTATTCTGACACGGACCTAATCAGCATCCACCGAATTGTGAACCAAAACCCCACTGATACATCTCAATCTGAGGTCAGCTAGGCTGTAGCTACAAGAACTGAGTTGACATTTAATCTAAGCCAAGACTCGGGTCATGGTTAAAGAAGTCAAATCATGAATTTACCGAAgttttgaatatttcttttataaaaaaaccaaaacaatgtcGAGTTTTATATTAAGAGTGTGATTATATTAAGTGTGTGACCAGAAACAAGGTAAAATcagggttttttaaaaatttgaatttgtttatatttaaaatgattttttttatttttttaaatttttttatatgttaatatcaaaaataatttttaaaaaataaaaaaaatttattttaatatatttttaagtaaaaagtatttttaacagTCACCGCTATCACAATGACAAACACACCCGAAAtcttgtttggtattgtattttaaatgacAAACACACCCGAAAtcttgtttggtattgtattttaaataaaagttagggaaattttaaatttttttatttaattattttttatgtttcaaagttgttttgaaatgttgatatcaaaaataatttttaaaattaaaaagaaattaatacattactaaataaaaaaaactttaaaaaacagttatatttatataaaaaaaaacatttaacggATGAAACTTCACTCATTAGCCCCGGCTGGATTATATAATTATGGACCAGTCAAGTCCGGCAGGTAATGCCATGATGGTCTGATCAATCTGTGATATTCGAACCGGCCTCCGAAAAATCCCATTTTGCATTTAATGTATGTGGGTAAGTGggtaactatatatatataatacaatacAAGCCAGTCTTTTTGTACCGAAGCATTCACATGCGCTCGGATGATGATGCCATGATGGCTTTAGTTCCAACCACATGGTTGGATAAGAATcctcaatattattttttttcctatttcggTGGGGTGTGGTGAGGTGGGGGCAGGGGGTGGGTAGATTTAGATTCTCTCGTAAcattatcttattaaaaatagtacctgatttttttatttttatttttcaagtaatgAGTTATATGTTTAGTAGGATAAGTAAATTAATctgattatttaaaatatcagtaagatttttatgaaattaactggaccaaacaatttttctagtttattgaATCATTTCCgttagaaaatttttaaaaaaaattatttcattagattttgattttaaaaataaaaaaaaattgactcgagtcaaactaaattaaacagaacttatcaatat
It encodes the following:
- the LOC7478363 gene encoding uncharacterized protein At1g15400; the protein is MAGLQRSAMSFRRQGSSGLVWDDKLISGELNKVNQKQEHEEQEPQHDQKTDIKLENDVRPTSRSSTTPSITIERSRSNGGQRGYRTGRVSPAIEPPSPKVSACGFCGAFGKPAKNRRKKSGKGRSR